A single region of the Marmota flaviventris isolate mMarFla1 chromosome 10, mMarFla1.hap1, whole genome shotgun sequence genome encodes:
- the Dprx gene encoding LOW QUALITY PROTEIN: divergent paired-related homeobox (The sequence of the model RefSeq protein was modified relative to this genomic sequence to represent the inferred CDS: deleted 2 bases in 1 codon; substituted 1 base at 1 genomic stop codon), with the protein MSGSEILPKGKHQKHSQRKGTMFTEKQLEDLNILSNNPDPEPSLKKKMTSKVSTDDPRAYKVVHLGCXGDLSIHHLYLIL; encoded by the exons ATGTCAGGCTCCGAGATCCTTCCTAAAGGCAAGCACCAGAAGCACTCACAAAGGAAAGGAACTATGTTCACTGAGAAACAACTGGAAGATTTAAATATCTTATCCAATAACCCAGACCCAGAacccagcctt aaaaaaaaaatgacctcaaAA GTCTCCACAGATGATCCTAGGGCCTACAAAGtagtccatttgggctgctaagGAGACCTGAGCATACATCACCTCTATCTCATTTTGTAA